Proteins encoded together in one Lutra lutra chromosome 4, mLutLut1.2, whole genome shotgun sequence window:
- the LOC125097017 gene encoding cytochrome P450 4A11-like isoform X3 yields MSISVLSVIRPLSGVPGLLQVVSVLGLVLLLLKAAQLYLHRQWLLRAVQEFPSPPSHWLFGHRHELQKEEYLQLLLKWVEKFPCACPRWLWGTEMEVVIYDPDYMKLILARSDPKSDGSYRFLAPWLGYGLLLLNGQTWFQHRRMLTPAFHYDILKPYVGLMADSVQVMLDKWEELLSQNSSLEIFGHISLMTLDTIMKCAFSDQANHQTERNSQSYLQAIRDLNSLVFSRMMNVFYWKDIIYRMTTEGRWNHRACQLAHQHTDRVIKLRKAQLQEEGNLEKVRSKKHLDFLDILLFAQMQNRSSLSDKDLRAEVDTFMFEGHDTTASGISWILYALATHPEHQQKCRKEIQNLLRGGVSITCFVLGTTWIRCPTPPCASRRHCDSIRQFQVLAESSASPSPSLMDAPYPKGLG; encoded by the exons ATGAGTATCTCTGTGCTGAGTGTCATCAGACCCCTGAGCGGTGTCCCTGGGCTCCTGCAAGTGGTCTCCGTGCTAGGGCTGGTTCTGCTGCTGCTCAAGGCAGCACAGCTGTACCTGCACAGGCAGTGGCTGCTCAGAGCAGTCCAGGAGTTCCCGTCCCCTCCTTCCCACTGGCTCTTCGGGCACAGGCATGAG TTGCAAAAAGAAGAGTACCTGCAACTGCTACTGAAATGGGTAGAGAAATTTCCATGTGCCTGTCCTCGCTGGCTATGGGGCACAGAAATGGAGGTCGTGATCTACGACCCTGACTACATGAAGCTGATCCTGGCACGATCTG ACCCAAAGTCTGATGGTTCCTACAGATTCCTAGCTCCCTGGCTAG GGTATGGTTTGCTCCTGTTGAACGGGCAGACGTGGTTCCAGCACCGGAGAATGCTGACCCCAGCCTTCCACTATGACATCctgaagccctatgtggggctcatgGCCGACTCTGTCCAAGTGATGCTG GACAAATGGGAGGAGCTCCTCAGCCAGAACTCATCTCTGGAGATCTTTGGACACATCTCCTTGATGACGTTGGACACCATTATGAAGTGTGCCTTCAGTGACCAGGCCAACCACCAGACAGAAAG GAACTCCCAGTCCTACCTTCAAGCCATTAGGGACCTGAACAGCCTGGTGTTTTCTCGGATGATGAATGTTTTCTACTGGAAAGACATCATCTACAGGATGACCACTGAAGGCCGCTGGAACCACCGGGCCTGCCAGCTTGCCCATCAACACACAG ACCGAGTGATCAAGTTGAGGAAGGCTCAGCTGCAGGAGGAGGGAAACCTGGAGAAGGTCAGGAGCAAGAAGCACTTGGACTTCCTGGACATCCTCCTCTTTGCCCAA ATGCAGAACAGGAGCAGCCTTTCTGACAAAGATCTCCGTGCGGAAGTGGACACCTTCATGTTTGAGGGCCATGACACCACAGCCAGTGGCATCTCCTGGATCCTCTATGCTTTGGCCACACACCCAGAGCATCAGCAGAAATGCCGGAAGGAGATCCAGAACCTCCTGAGGGGTGGTGTCTCCATTACCTG CTTTGTTTTAGGGACCACCTGGATCAGATGCCCTACACCACCATGTGCATCAAGGAGGCACTGCGACTCTATCCGCCAGTTCCAGGTGTTGGCAGAGAGCTCAGCAAGCCCATCACCTTCCCTGATGGACGCTCCTTACCCAAAG GGTCTCGGCTAA
- the LOC125097017 gene encoding cytochrome P450 4A11-like isoform X1, whose protein sequence is MSISVLSVIRPLSGVPGLLQVVSVLGLVLLLLKAAQLYLHRQWLLRAVQEFPSPPSHWLFGHRHELQKEEYLQLLLKWVEKFPCACPRWLWGTEMEVVIYDPDYMKLILARSDPKSDGSYRFLAPWLGYGLLLLNGQTWFQHRRMLTPAFHYDILKPYVGLMADSVQVMLDKWEELLSQNSSLEIFGHISLMTLDTIMKCAFSDQANHQTERNSQSYLQAIRDLNSLVFSRMMNVFYWKDIIYRMTTEGRWNHRACQLAHQHTDRVIKLRKAQLQEEGNLEKVRSKKHLDFLDILLFAQMQNRSSLSDKDLRAEVDTFMFEGHDTTASGISWILYALATHPEHQQKCRKEIQNLLRGGVSITWDHLDQMPYTTMCIKEALRLYPPVPGVGRELSKPITFPDGRSLPKGFLVTLSFYALHHNPKVWPNPEVFDPSRFAPGSSRHSHAFLPFSGGSR, encoded by the exons ATGAGTATCTCTGTGCTGAGTGTCATCAGACCCCTGAGCGGTGTCCCTGGGCTCCTGCAAGTGGTCTCCGTGCTAGGGCTGGTTCTGCTGCTGCTCAAGGCAGCACAGCTGTACCTGCACAGGCAGTGGCTGCTCAGAGCAGTCCAGGAGTTCCCGTCCCCTCCTTCCCACTGGCTCTTCGGGCACAGGCATGAG TTGCAAAAAGAAGAGTACCTGCAACTGCTACTGAAATGGGTAGAGAAATTTCCATGTGCCTGTCCTCGCTGGCTATGGGGCACAGAAATGGAGGTCGTGATCTACGACCCTGACTACATGAAGCTGATCCTGGCACGATCTG ACCCAAAGTCTGATGGTTCCTACAGATTCCTAGCTCCCTGGCTAG GGTATGGTTTGCTCCTGTTGAACGGGCAGACGTGGTTCCAGCACCGGAGAATGCTGACCCCAGCCTTCCACTATGACATCctgaagccctatgtggggctcatgGCCGACTCTGTCCAAGTGATGCTG GACAAATGGGAGGAGCTCCTCAGCCAGAACTCATCTCTGGAGATCTTTGGACACATCTCCTTGATGACGTTGGACACCATTATGAAGTGTGCCTTCAGTGACCAGGCCAACCACCAGACAGAAAG GAACTCCCAGTCCTACCTTCAAGCCATTAGGGACCTGAACAGCCTGGTGTTTTCTCGGATGATGAATGTTTTCTACTGGAAAGACATCATCTACAGGATGACCACTGAAGGCCGCTGGAACCACCGGGCCTGCCAGCTTGCCCATCAACACACAG ACCGAGTGATCAAGTTGAGGAAGGCTCAGCTGCAGGAGGAGGGAAACCTGGAGAAGGTCAGGAGCAAGAAGCACTTGGACTTCCTGGACATCCTCCTCTTTGCCCAA ATGCAGAACAGGAGCAGCCTTTCTGACAAAGATCTCCGTGCGGAAGTGGACACCTTCATGTTTGAGGGCCATGACACCACAGCCAGTGGCATCTCCTGGATCCTCTATGCTTTGGCCACACACCCAGAGCATCAGCAGAAATGCCGGAAGGAGATCCAGAACCTCCTGAGGGGTGGTGTCTCCATTACCTG GGACCACCTGGATCAGATGCCCTACACCACCATGTGCATCAAGGAGGCACTGCGACTCTATCCGCCAGTTCCAGGTGTTGGCAGAGAGCTCAGCAAGCCCATCACCTTCCCTGATGGACGCTCCTTACCCAAAG GTTTTTTGGTGACGCTCTCCTTTTATGCCCTTCACCACAACCCAAAGGTGTGGCCAAACCCAGAG GTGTTTGACCCTTCCCGGTTTGCACCAGGCTCCTCTCGACACAGCCATGCTTTCCTGCCCTTCTCAGGAGGATCAAGGTGA
- the LOC125097017 gene encoding cytochrome P450 4A11-like isoform X2: MSISVLSVIRPLSGVPGLLQVVSVLGLVLLLLKAAQLYLHRQWLLRAVQEFPSPPSHWLFGHRHELQKEEYLQLLLKWVEKFPCACPRWLWGTEMEVVIYDPDYMKLILARSDPKSDGSYRFLAPWLGYGLLLLNGQTWFQHRRMLTPAFHYDILKPYVGLMADSVQVMLDKWEELLSQNSSLEIFGHISLMTLDTIMKCAFSDQANHQTERNSQSYLQAIRDLNSLVFSRMMNVFYWKDIIYRMTTEGRWNHRACQLAHQHTDRVIKLRKAQLQEEGNLEKVRSKKHLDFLDILLFAQMQNRSSLSDKDLRAEVDTFMFEGHDTTASGISWILYALATHPEHQQKCRKEIQNLLRGGVSITWDHLDQMPYTTMCIKEALRLYPPVPGVGRELSKPITFPDGRSLPKGSRLMREIREFTIMAQMVQSPRSPQDDGRE; this comes from the exons ATGAGTATCTCTGTGCTGAGTGTCATCAGACCCCTGAGCGGTGTCCCTGGGCTCCTGCAAGTGGTCTCCGTGCTAGGGCTGGTTCTGCTGCTGCTCAAGGCAGCACAGCTGTACCTGCACAGGCAGTGGCTGCTCAGAGCAGTCCAGGAGTTCCCGTCCCCTCCTTCCCACTGGCTCTTCGGGCACAGGCATGAG TTGCAAAAAGAAGAGTACCTGCAACTGCTACTGAAATGGGTAGAGAAATTTCCATGTGCCTGTCCTCGCTGGCTATGGGGCACAGAAATGGAGGTCGTGATCTACGACCCTGACTACATGAAGCTGATCCTGGCACGATCTG ACCCAAAGTCTGATGGTTCCTACAGATTCCTAGCTCCCTGGCTAG GGTATGGTTTGCTCCTGTTGAACGGGCAGACGTGGTTCCAGCACCGGAGAATGCTGACCCCAGCCTTCCACTATGACATCctgaagccctatgtggggctcatgGCCGACTCTGTCCAAGTGATGCTG GACAAATGGGAGGAGCTCCTCAGCCAGAACTCATCTCTGGAGATCTTTGGACACATCTCCTTGATGACGTTGGACACCATTATGAAGTGTGCCTTCAGTGACCAGGCCAACCACCAGACAGAAAG GAACTCCCAGTCCTACCTTCAAGCCATTAGGGACCTGAACAGCCTGGTGTTTTCTCGGATGATGAATGTTTTCTACTGGAAAGACATCATCTACAGGATGACCACTGAAGGCCGCTGGAACCACCGGGCCTGCCAGCTTGCCCATCAACACACAG ACCGAGTGATCAAGTTGAGGAAGGCTCAGCTGCAGGAGGAGGGAAACCTGGAGAAGGTCAGGAGCAAGAAGCACTTGGACTTCCTGGACATCCTCCTCTTTGCCCAA ATGCAGAACAGGAGCAGCCTTTCTGACAAAGATCTCCGTGCGGAAGTGGACACCTTCATGTTTGAGGGCCATGACACCACAGCCAGTGGCATCTCCTGGATCCTCTATGCTTTGGCCACACACCCAGAGCATCAGCAGAAATGCCGGAAGGAGATCCAGAACCTCCTGAGGGGTGGTGTCTCCATTACCTG GGACCACCTGGATCAGATGCCCTACACCACCATGTGCATCAAGGAGGCACTGCGACTCTATCCGCCAGTTCCAGGTGTTGGCAGAGAGCTCAGCAAGCCCATCACCTTCCCTGATGGACGCTCCTTACCCAAAG GGTCTCGGCTAATGAGAGAGATCAGAGAATTCACCATCATGGCTCAGATGGTCCAGTCTCCAAGGAGCCCTCAGGATGATGGGAGAGAGTAG